AGCGCAGGCAGGGTTTAAGACGGTAGTGCTTGAGAGACGATTGAGTTTCGGCGGCGGTATCGGAGGCGGTGGGATGTTACTTCATAAGGTAGTGCTTGATGGAAGGGCCGTATCAATACTTAAAGAGTTCAACATAAAGTATGAGTACGCGGGCGACTACGACCTCTACACAGTGGATTCATCTGAATTAATGAGCAAACTCGCCACTGGGGCAATAGATGCAGGGGCTAAGATACTCCACGGAATCACTGCAGAGGATCTCATAGTGCGTGAGAATCCATTTAGAGTGGAAGGGGTTGTAGTTCAGTGGAGTGCAGTCCACATGGCAGGTTTACATGTGGATCCGCTCTTCATTCGTTCGCGAGCCACGGTAGATGCTACAGGACATGAGGCAGAGGTCCTCAGAATACTTGAGAAGAAGAACCCC
This window of the Zestosphaera sp. genome carries:
- a CDS encoding sulfide-dependent adenosine diphosphate thiazole synthase; the encoded protein is MESLESRITKAIWRSTADDWLKLTNSDVVVVGAGPSGLTAAKYLAQAGFKTVVLERRLSFGGGIGGGGMLLHKVVLDGRAVSILKEFNIKYEYAGDYDLYTVDSSELMSKLATGAIDAGAKILHGITAEDLIVRENPFRVEGVVVQWSAVHMAGLHVDPLFIRSRATVDATGHEAEVLRILEKKNPTAGVKVFTERSAYSEAGESSVAEMTGKVVEGLYVAGMAVAALNRLFRMGPIFSGMLLSGRKVADEVIKDLRRC